The genomic interval CCACCTTCGACGAGAGCAAAGCGCCGGTCGGCTTCGCCTGCCAATCCTTCGCCGCGCTGTCACTGGACCCGCCGCTGATCCTGTTCTGCCCCACCAAGACCTCGCGGTCCTGGGCGGCGATCGAACAGGCGGGCCGGTTCTGCGTCAACGTTCTCGCCGAGGAACAGCAGGCCGTCTGCGCCCGCTTCGGCTCCCGCGAACCCGACAAGTTCGCCGGAACCTCTTGGCACACATCCGAACTGGATGTCCCGGTGCTCGACGACTCGCTGGCCACGATCCAGTGCACGGTGGACAGCGTCGTCGACGGGGGCGATCACTACATCGTGATCGGCCGAGTACAGGCCCTGTCGGAGTCCACCGACTCCGGCAGGCCCCTGCTGTTCTACCGGGGCCAGTACACGGCCATCGAACCGGAGAAGACCACGCCCGCCCCCTGGCGCGCGGATCTGGAGCACTTCCTCACCACCACCACGCTCGATACCTGGCTCTGAGCCGGTCAGCGGAACGGCCGGGAGCCTCGAGCTCCCGGCCGTTCGCCGTTGAGGTCAATTCACCTTCGCGACAACGTATTCGACGATATCGCCGACTGTCCGCCAGCCGGCGGTGTCCTTCTCGGGAATCCGGACGGCACACTGGTCCTCGACCCGCACGAAGATTTCCACCAGTTGCAGCGAATCCAGGCCGAGGTCGGTGCGCAGATCGCTGTACGGCCCGATCTCGGCCAGTGGACGTCCGCTCTGCTCGGCGACAATCACTCTGATCTTCTCCACGGTATCCATACCCATATCCACCACCCGAACCTACCGGCACCAAAAAGTGCTCATTCGGTGAGCACTTAACCGGTCATGCTGGACCCATGGAACAGCTCAACGGCACCCCCGTCCTCACCTGCACCACCGCCGCCGAATGGGAATCCTGGCTCGCCGCCAACCACGCCACCGCCCCCGAGGTCTGGATCCTGATCGCGAAGAAGAACTCCCGCGAACAATCCCCCACCATCACCGAAACCCTCGACGGTGCCCTCTGCTACGGCTGGATCGACAGCGTCCGCCGCACCCACTCCCCCGACTACTACCTCCAGCGCTACTCCCCCCGCACCCGCCGCAGCCCCTGGTCCGCCCTCAACATCGCCAAGGCCGAAGCCCTGATCGCCGCCGGGCGCATGCGACCCGCCGGCTTCGCCGCGATAGAAAAGGCCAAAGTCGACGGCCGCTGGGTAAACTGAGCACGTGTCCCACCTCGGTCGCATCACCTCGGAGCCCGACATCTGTCACGGCAAGCCTGTCGTCCGTGGCCTGCGCTACCCCGTTGAGATGCTCCTGGAGCTCCTCGCGGCGGGCATGAGTAGCATGGAAATTCTCGAGGACTACCCAGACCTCGAACACGAAGACATTCTCGCTGCCCTCGAATACGCTGCCCTCGTGACAGCCCGGAAGACGACGATCCCCTTCGACGCGGCGTGAAGTTCCTCGTCGACGCGCAACTTCCGCGCAAGCTGGCTACCTTCCTCGCCGAAGCTGGTCACGACGTGGTCCACACCTCAGAACTCGATCTCGGGAACCGGACACCCGACGGCGCGATCGCCGAACTGGCGGATCGGGACGGACGAATCGTGGTCACCAAAGACAACGATTTCTTCACAAGGTCGACCCAGTGAAGCACCGACCGGAAATCCGCTAGCTGGGCCGTTCGACAGCGGTGCAATCGAGCAGAAGGGTCACGCGCGGTTTGGTGACCGGACGCGACCCTTCGAGCTCATAAGATCAGGCCGAAGCCTTCTCGCGCTGGAGTTCCAGGGCGATGTCGATGAGCTGGTCTTCCTGGCCGCCGACGAGTTTGCGCTGGCCGGCGCGGACGAGCATTTCGGCGGCGGAGACGCCGTAGCGTTCGGCTTGGCGTTCGGCGTGGCGCAGGAATGAGGAGTAGACGCCCGCGTAGCCCATCATCAGAGCCTGGCGGTCGAGCAGGCATTCCGCGGGCATGGCGGGGCGGACGACGTCTTCGGCGGCGTCGGTGACGGCGAAGAAGTCGACGCCGGTCTTGATGCCGAGCTTGTCGCAGACGCCGATGAAGGCTTCGACCGGGAGATTGCCGGCGCCCGCGCCGAAACGGCGTGCGCTGCCGTCGATCTGGGTCGCGCCGGCGCGGACGGCATAGACCGAGTTGGCGACGGCGAGGCCGAGGTTCTCGTGGCCGTGGAAACCGACCTGGGCGTCGTCCCCGAGTTCGGCGACCAGCGCCGCGACGCGGTCGGTGACCTGCTCGAGCACGAGCGCTCCGGCGGAGTCGACCACGTAAACGCACTGGCAGCCCGCGTCGGCCATGATGCGGGCCTGCTTGGCGAGTTTCTCCGGAGTGGTGCTGTGCGCCATCATCAAGAAGCCCACGGTTTCCAGACCCAGGTCGCGGGCCAGGCCGAAGTGCTGGATGGAGACGTCGGCCTCGGTGCAGTGGGTGGCGATGCGGCAGATGGAGCCGCCGTTGTCCTGGGAGATCTTGATGTCTTCCTTGACGCCGACACCGGGCAGCATGAGAAAAGCGATCTTGGCCTGCTTGGCGGACTCCGCCGCGGCCTTGATCAATTCCTGCTCCGGGGTTTTGGAGAACCCGTAATTGAACGAGGAACCACCGAGCCCGTCACCGTGGGTGACTTCGATGACCGGCACACCGGACGCGTCGAGCGCGGTGACGATGTCCCGCACCTCCCGCACGGTGAACTGGTGGCGCTTGTGATGCGATCCGTCCCGCAGCGAGGTGTCGGTGACGCGCACATCGAGCTCGCCCGAGTAGGGCTTCAGCAAGTTGGTCATCGGAACTCCTTACACCCGAGCCGAAAGGATTTGGTTGGCCAGTACTTCGCCGACGCGGGTGGCGGCGGCGGTCATGATGTCGAGGTTGCCCGCGTAGGGCGGCAGGAAGTCGCCCGCGCCTTCGACCTCGACGAAGATCGAAACCTTCGCCATGCCACCGGAAACCAGCGACGGGTCGTCGAACTGCGGTTCGTTCAGCAGCCGGTAGCCGGGCACGTACTCCTGGATCGACTTCTCCATGGTGTGAATGGATTCGGCGATGGCGTCGCGGTCGGCGTCCTCGGGGATGGCGCAGAAGATGGTGTCGCGCATGATCATCGGCGGTTCGGCCGGGTTCAGGATGATGATGGCCTTGCCACGCTTGGCCCCGCCGATGGTCTCCACCCCCTTGGAGGTGGTCTTGGTGAATTCGTCGATATTGGCGCGGGTACCCGGACCGGCCGACACCGAGGACACCGACGCCACGATCTCCGCGTATTCCACTGGGACGACCCGGGATACGGCCGCGACCATGGGGATCGTCGCCTGCCCACCGCAGGTGATCATGTTGACGTTCGGAGCGTCGGCCAGCGATTCCAGGTTGACCGGCGGGATCACGGCCGGACCGACCGCGGCCGGGGTGAGGTCGACGGCGCGGATGCCCGCGGCCTCGTATTTCGGCGCGTACGCCCGGTGCACGTACGCGGAGGTGGCCTCGAACAGCAGGTCCGGCTTCTCCGGCAGCGCCAGCAGCCAGTCCGCCCCTTCGGCGGAGGTTTCCAGACCGAGCCCCCGAGCCCGCTTCAGCCCCTCGGAATCCGGATCGATACCGATCATCCAGCGCGGTTCGATGTGCTCGGACCGCAGCAGCTTGTACAGCAGATCGGTGCTGATATTGCCGGAGCCGACGATGGCCGCGGTGACTTTATTGGCAGTCACGACTTTCTCCTACTCGGTGAGATCGGTGTCAGCTGAAACGCAGACGGACGGAACCGAGTCCCGCGAACTCGGCGTGGAAGCTGTCACCCGGGTGGGCGTCGATGGCGCGGGTGCAGGAGCCGGGCAGCACGATGTCGCCGGCCTTCAGCCGCACCCCGAACGAGGCGACCTTGCGGGCCAGCCAAGCCACCGCGATGACGGGGTCACCGAGCACGGCGTCGCTGCGACCTTCGGCCACCACCGCGCCGTTCTTGGTCAGTACCGCGTCGATCGCCTTGATGTCGATTCCGCCGGGCGCCACACGTTCCGGGCCGAGCACCCACCCCGCGGAGGACGCATTGTCCGAAATCGTGTCGCAGAGACCGATTTTCCAGTCCTTGATCCGCGAGTCGATCAGTTCGATCGCGGGCGCGTAGGCGACGGTGGCCGCCAGCACGTCCGCCTCCGTGCAGTCTTCGCCGGGCAGGTCCGCGCCGAGCACGAATCCGACCTCGACCTCCACCCGCGGGAACAGGTAGCGGTTCGCTTCGACCGGCTTGTCCTCGAACACCTCCATGTCGTCGAGCAGGTGACCGTAGTCGGGCTCGTCCACGCCCATCATCTGCTGCATGGCCAGCGAGGACAGGCCGACCTTGTGCCCCACGACTTTCGCGCCGCCCGCCAGCTTGCGCCGGATGTTGATCAGCTGGATCTCGTAGGAGTCGACCACGTCGATCTCGGAGTACCGCGTCACCAGCGGGTCGATGGCCACCCGATCGCGTTCGGCGACTTCGAGTTCGTCGGCCAATTGGATTCGTACCGCATCGGACAGCACGCTAGTTTCCTTCCGCTCGGGGATGGCGGCCGGCGAGGCCGGCGGGGTGGGTGAGCTCAGTGGTGGACGCGGCCGCGTGCGCGCCCGCGCGCCGGCCGGAGAAGATGCAGTCGGCCAGGGACAGGCCGCTGACGTAGGAGTCCGAGCAGATGCCCACGGCGGTGCGTCCCGCCGCGTACAGGCCCGGAATATCGTGTCCGGCTCCGGATTTGACCGCGCCGGTGCCCTCGTCGACGACGACGCCGCCGAGGGTGAGCATCGGGCACGGGTTCATGAGGCTGGGCTTGATGCCCACATCCAACAACCAGAACGGACCGCTGCGGATGGATTTGGTGAATTCGGCGGGCTTGCCCACCGGATCCGGGCGGCCCTCGGCGATGGCGGCGTTGTGCTCGTTCACCGTCGCGCGCAGCCCCGCCGGATCGATCCCCGCTTTCAACGCGGCGGCTTCGATGCTGTTCTCCCGCACCGCGCCTCGCCGCATCACCTCGAATTGGGCGCGCTGGAACCAGGTGCCCTGGCTGCCGATCTGCGCGATGGCGGTGCGCATCAGGATGTCGTCGACGAGCAACCAGCCCAAGCCGTCGTGCTCGGCGATCAGTTTGCCGCCGACGGCCGCGCCGTAGCGGGTTTCGTCGATCACCCGCCGCCCCTTGGCATCGACCAGTACCGAACCGGTGAAAGCGCTGGGCGGCAGGATGAATCGCCACGCGGAGATATTGCCCATCCGGTCGGTGGCGGCGCCCACCTGGCGCGCCATCCGGATTCCGCTGCCGTCGTCCCCGCTGGTGCCCAGGCACAGACCGTTGCGGAACTGCGGGCCGTGCTCGGCCACCATGGCGCGATCGGCGATGAAACCACCGGCGCTGACCACGATGCCGCGGCGGGCACGCACCCGAATCACCGTGCTGTATCGGCGCTGCAGCCGGGCCAGCCGCCGTTCCAGCATCTTGCGCAGCGGCGGGTAGTAGATGCCGGGGTTGGCCGCCATCTTCGCCAGCCTGGTGTATCGCTCCCGGATCGAGCCGGGTGCGTCGCGCAGCGTCCGGCATTCCGCGCCGACGACCGCACCGTTGTCATCGGTGATCAATCGGGTGACCTGCGTGAGGGTTTCCACGCGTACCCCGCGCCGCGCGGCCGAGGCCGCGAGCGGGCCGGTGAGCATGCGGCCGGAGATGCCCTTGCCCTTGACCCGGTGCCCGCGCTGCTTGGGCTCGGCGACGTCGCGCCCGAAACCTGACACCTCGCTGCCGGAGTAGTAGAGGTAGTAGCTGTCGTTCGGATAGGAGGTCTTGTATGGGCACAGCGACGCCTCGAACGGCACGCCATGGCCCTTCAGCCACTCGATCATGGCCGGGCTCTCGTCCACGAAGCGCCGCAGCGTATCCGGTTTCACGGCGTCGCCGACCTCGCGCTCCAGGTATGCGAGCATTTGTTCGGGGGTGTCGCTGACGCCGCCGGCCTGCTGCACCGAGGTCCCACCACCGGCGTAGATGATCCCGCCGGAGATCGACGAGGCGCCGCCGCCGGCGAAGCGCTCCAGCACGAGCACCTGCGCGCCCGCGGCCGTGGCTTCCAGCGCGGCGGCCGCACCGGCGGCTCCGTATCCGACGACGACGACGTCGGCGGTGAGGTCCCATTCCATGTACTGAGCTCCGGATCTGAAACTGAAACGAGTTTCTCGGCAGGTGGTACGCCAAGTAGGTCTTCTGCCACTCAACATAGACCAAAGGCGCGTTCATTCTATAACGTGTTCTACATGACTGATCGGGAATACGACGTCGTGGTGGTCGGCAGCGGGGCTGCCGGCATGACCGCCGCGCTCACCGCCGCGCACCACGGGCTCAAAGTGGTGATCATCGAGAAG from Nocardia goodfellowii carries:
- the hsaB gene encoding 3-hydroxy-9,10-secoandrosta-1,3,5(10)-triene-9,17-dione monooxygenase reductase subunit — protein: MSAVAPDEVPGIDPRAFRTVLGQFCTGITVITTFDESKAPVGFACQSFAALSLDPPLILFCPTKTSRSWAAIEQAGRFCVNVLAEEQQAVCARFGSREPDKFAGTSWHTSELDVPVLDDSLATIQCTVDSVVDGGDHYIVIGRVQALSESTDSGRPLLFYRGQYTAIEPEKTTPAPWRADLEHFLTTTTLDTWL
- a CDS encoding YdeI/OmpD-associated family protein; this translates as MEQLNGTPVLTCTTAAEWESWLAANHATAPEVWILIAKKNSREQSPTITETLDGALCYGWIDSVRRTHSPDYYLQRYSPRTRRSPWSALNIAKAEALIAAGRMRPAGFAAIEKAKVDGRWVN
- a CDS encoding 2-keto-4-pentenoate hydratase, with the translated sequence MLSDAVRIQLADELEVAERDRVAIDPLVTRYSEIDVVDSYEIQLINIRRKLAGGAKVVGHKVGLSSLAMQQMMGVDEPDYGHLLDDMEVFEDKPVEANRYLFPRVEVEVGFVLGADLPGEDCTEADVLAATVAYAPAIELIDSRIKDWKIGLCDTISDNASSAGWVLGPERVAPGGIDIKAIDAVLTKNGAVVAEGRSDAVLGDPVIAVAWLARKVASFGVRLKAGDIVLPGSCTRAIDAHPGDSFHAEFAGLGSVRLRFS
- a CDS encoding acetaldehyde dehydrogenase (acetylating); protein product: MTANKVTAAIVGSGNISTDLLYKLLRSEHIEPRWMIGIDPDSEGLKRARGLGLETSAEGADWLLALPEKPDLLFEATSAYVHRAYAPKYEAAGIRAVDLTPAAVGPAVIPPVNLESLADAPNVNMITCGGQATIPMVAAVSRVVPVEYAEIVASVSSVSAGPGTRANIDEFTKTTSKGVETIGGAKRGKAIIILNPAEPPMIMRDTIFCAIPEDADRDAIAESIHTMEKSIQEYVPGYRLLNEPQFDDPSLVSGGMAKVSIFVEVEGAGDFLPPYAGNLDIMTAAATRVGEVLANQILSARV
- the dmpG gene encoding 4-hydroxy-2-oxovalerate aldolase, translating into MTNLLKPYSGELDVRVTDTSLRDGSHHKRHQFTVREVRDIVTALDASGVPVIEVTHGDGLGGSSFNYGFSKTPEQELIKAAAESAKQAKIAFLMLPGVGVKEDIKISQDNGGSICRIATHCTEADVSIQHFGLARDLGLETVGFLMMAHSTTPEKLAKQARIMADAGCQCVYVVDSAGALVLEQVTDRVAALVAELGDDAQVGFHGHENLGLAVANSVYAVRAGATQIDGSARRFGAGAGNLPVEAFIGVCDKLGIKTGVDFFAVTDAAEDVVRPAMPAECLLDRQALMMGYAGVYSSFLRHAERQAERYGVSAAEMLVRAGQRKLVGGQEDQLIDIALELQREKASA
- a CDS encoding DUF433 domain-containing protein, giving the protein MSHLGRITSEPDICHGKPVVRGLRYPVEMLLELLAAGMSSMEILEDYPDLEHEDILAALEYAALVTARKTTIPFDAA
- a CDS encoding DUF5615 family PIN-like protein translates to MKFLVDAQLPRKLATFLAEAGHDVVHTSELDLGNRTPDGAIAELADRDGRIVVTKDNDFFTRSTQ
- a CDS encoding acyl carrier protein, translated to MDTVEKIRVIVAEQSGRPLAEIGPYSDLRTDLGLDSLQLVEIFVRVEDQCAVRIPEKDTAGWRTVGDIVEYVVAKVN
- a CDS encoding FAD-binding protein, encoding MEWDLTADVVVVGYGAAGAAAALEATAAGAQVLVLERFAGGGASSISGGIIYAGGGTSVQQAGGVSDTPEQMLAYLEREVGDAVKPDTLRRFVDESPAMIEWLKGHGVPFEASLCPYKTSYPNDSYYLYYSGSEVSGFGRDVAEPKQRGHRVKGKGISGRMLTGPLAASAARRGVRVETLTQVTRLITDDNGAVVGAECRTLRDAPGSIRERYTRLAKMAANPGIYYPPLRKMLERRLARLQRRYSTVIRVRARRGIVVSAGGFIADRAMVAEHGPQFRNGLCLGTSGDDGSGIRMARQVGAATDRMGNISAWRFILPPSAFTGSVLVDAKGRRVIDETRYGAAVGGKLIAEHDGLGWLLVDDILMRTAIAQIGSQGTWFQRAQFEVMRRGAVRENSIEAAALKAGIDPAGLRATVNEHNAAIAEGRPDPVGKPAEFTKSIRSGPFWLLDVGIKPSLMNPCPMLTLGGVVVDEGTGAVKSGAGHDIPGLYAAGRTAVGICSDSYVSGLSLADCIFSGRRAGAHAAASTTELTHPAGLAGRHPRAEGN